One segment of Ipomoea triloba cultivar NCNSP0323 chromosome 12, ASM357664v1 DNA contains the following:
- the LOC115998244 gene encoding cellulose synthase A catalytic subunit 2 [UDP-forming]-like isoform X3 produces MVPEKDIALYGYGSVAWKEHMEEWKKKEGDKHQVNSDNELEDPDFPMMDEGRQPLSRKLPIASSKINPYRILIILRLVILGFFFHYRILHPVADAYGLWLTSVICEIWFAISWILDQFPKWCPLVRETYLDRLSLRYEKEGKQSNLAPIDIFVSTVDPLKEPPLITSNTVLSILAVDYPVEKVSCYVSDDGAAMLTFESLSETSEFARKWVPFCKKFNIEPRAPEWYFSQKIDYLKNKVHPAFVRERRAMKREYEEFKVRINGLVAMAQKVPDEGWTMQDGTHWPGNNVRDHPGMIQVFLGQEGVRDIEGNELPRLVYVSREKRPGFNHHKKAGAMNALVRVSAVISNAPFLLNVDCDHYINNSKALREAMCFMMDPTSGKKICYVQFPQRFDGIDHHDRYSNRNVVFFDINMKGLDGLQGPIYVGTGCVFRREALYGYDAPAKKKKPSRTCNCWSKLCCCCCRPRKNSKGKTKKERKKKTKHRETSKQIHALETIEEGIEGADSSQALQTELEKKFGQSPVFIASTLVENGGVPKDASSTALLKEAIHVISCGYEDKTEWGKEVGWIYGSVTEDILTGFKMHCRGWRSVYCMPKRPAFKGSAPINLSDRLHQVLRWALGSVEIFLSKHCPIWYGYGGGLKWLERFSYINSVVYPFTSIPLIVYCSLPAICLLTGKFIVPEISNYGSIIFMAMFISIAATGILEMQWGGVGIDDWWRNEQFWVIGGASSHLFALFQGLLKVLAGVDTNFTVTSKGGDDGEFSELYILKWTSLLIPPTTLLVVNIVGVVVGVSDAINNGYDSWGPLFGRLFFAFWVIVHLYPFLKGLLGKQDRTPTIVVVWSILLASVLTLLWVRINPFVSRDGPVLQICGLDCDDR; encoded by the exons ATGGTTCCAGAGAAGGACATTGCATTATATGGCTATGGAAGTGTGGCATGGAAGGAACACATGGAGGAGTGGAAGAAAAAGGAAGGTGACAAGCATCAAGTCAATAGTGATAATGAACTTgaagaccctgattttcctat GATGGATGAAGGGAGGCAGCCACTTTCAAGAAAGTTGCCCATTGCTTCTAGCAAAATAAATCCTTACAGGATTCTCATCATTCTGCGCCTTGTCATTCTTGGCTTCTTTTTCCATTATAGAATTCTTCATCCAGTTGCTGATGCATATGGTTTGTGGTTGACATCAGTTATTTGTGAGATATGGTTTGCAATATCATGGATTCTAGATCAGTTCCCAAAATGGTGTCCACTAGTGCGAGAAACCTATCTTGATCGATTATCACTTAG gtATGAGAAAGAAGGAAAACAGTCGAATTTGGCTccaattgacatttttgttagCACAGTTGATCCCTTGAAAGAGCCTCCATTGATCACTTCAAATACTGTTTTATCTATTCTGGCAGTCGATTATCCAGTTGAAAAAGTTTCATGCTATGTCTCAGATGATGGTGCTGCCATGCTTACATTTGAATCACTTTCTGAGACATCTGAATTTGCTAGGAAATGGGTCCCCTTCTGCAAAAAATTCAACATTGAACCCCGGGCTCCAGAATGGTATTTTTCACAGAAAATTGATTATCTGAAAAACAAAGTTCATCCAGCTTTTGTAAGAGAGCGACGTGCAATGAAG AGGGAATATGAAGAATTTAAAGTTCGGATAAATGGTTTGGTTGCAATGGCCCAAAAAGTTCCAGATGAAGGTTGGACAATGCAGGATGGTACTCATTGGCCAGGAAACAATGTCAGGGACCATCCCGGTATGATCCAG GTATTCCTTGGTCAAGAAGGTGTTCGAGATATTGAAGGAAACGAATTGCCTCGCTTGGTCTATGTTTCTCGTGAAAAGAGACCTGGTTTCAATCATCATAAAAAAGCAGGGGCCATGAATGCTTTG GTGAGGGTTTCAGCTGTTATCTCAAATGCTCCTTTCCTTCTGAATGTTGACTGTGATCACTACATCAACAATAGCAAGGCATTGAGAGAAGCTATGTGTTTTATGATGGACCCCACTTCAGGAAAAAAAATCTGCTATGTGCAATTTCCACAAAGGTTTGATGGGATTGATCATCATGATAGATACTCAAACCGAAATGTTGTATTCTTTGAT ATTAACATGAAAGGTTTAGATGGGTTACAAGGGCCGATATATGTTGGTACTGGCTGTGTATTCAGAAGGGAAGCACTTTATGGATATGATGCTCCtgcaaagaagaagaaacctaGCAGGACATGCAATTGCTGGTCAAAATTATGTTGCTGCTGCTGCAGACCTAGAAAGAACagtaaaggaaaaacaaaaaaagagaggaagaagaaaacaaaacacaGGGAGACATCAAAACAAATACATGCGCTTGAAACAATAGAAGAAGGAATTGAAG GTGCTGATTCATCTCAGGCTTTACAAACAGAGTTGGAAAAGAAGTTTGGGCAATCTCCTGTTTTTATTGCCTCAACACTTGTAGAAAATGGAGGCGTTCCCAAGGATGCTAGTAGCACAGCACTCCTAAAAGAGGCCATTCATGTTATCAGCTGTGGTTATGAAGATAAAACTGAATGGGGAAAAGAG GTTGGCTGGATTTATGGATCTGTTACAGAAGATATCTTGACAGGATTCAAGATGCATTGTCGTGGCTGGCGGTCTGTGTACTGCATGCCTAAACGTCCTGCGTTCAAGGGTTCTGCTCCTATAAATCTCTCTGACCGTCTCCACCAGGTTCTCAGATGGGCCCTTGGATCTGTTGAGATTTTCTTGAGCAAACACTGCCCAATATGGTATGGATATGGAGGTGGTTTGAAGTGGTTAGAAAGGTTTTCCTACATAAACTCTGTTGTGTATCCCTTCACCTCCATTCCCTTGATCGTGTACTGTTCCTTGCCTGCTATCTGCCTACTGACTGGAAAATTTATTGTACCCGAG ATAAGTAATTATGGCAGCATCATATTCATGGCTATGTTCATCTCTATTGCTGCGACTGGTATCCTCGAGATGCAATGGGGTGGTGTTGGAATAGACGACTGGTGGAGAAACGAGCAGTTCTGGGTGATTGGAGGCGCGTCGTCTCACCTTTTTGCTCTTTTCCAAGGTTTACTCAAGGTCTTAGCTGGTGTTGACACAAACTTTACAGTGACCTCAAAAGGAGGGGATGACGGTGAATTTTCTGAACTGTATATTTTGAAGTGGACATCATTATTAATACCCCCAACAACCCTGCTGGTGGTAAATATAGTTGGGGTTGTGGTTGGTGTGTCAGATGCCATCAACAATGGATATGATTCCTGGGGTCCATTATTTGGGAGATTGTTCTTTGCTTTCTGGGTCATTGTTCATCTATACCCATTCCTCAAAGGTTTGCTAGGAAAGCAAGACAGAACTCCAACCATAGTGGTGGTATGGTCAATCTTACTGGCTTCAGTACTGACCTTGCTCTGGGTAAGAATCAACCCATTTGTTTCAAGAGATGGTCCTGTGCTACAAATATGTGGATTGGACTGCGATGACagatga
- the LOC115998244 gene encoding cellulose synthase A catalytic subunit 2 [UDP-forming]-like isoform X2, translating into MAMNTGGRLIAGSHNRNEFVLINADEIGRFSACCLILRAAAKLHLPTELFVACNECAFPVCRPCYEYERREGNQACPQCKTRYKRIKGCPRVEGDEEEDDIDDLEHEFDYSDIDATGPNAAERTIPASHGHGYHASSSGNNTPTPGLEIPLLTYREEDAQISDGQDALIVPSSASIVNGDSSTSLQCRPMVPEKDIALYGYGSVAWKEHMEEWKKKEGDKHQVNSDNELEDPDFPMMDEGRQPLSRKLPIASSKINPYRILIILRLVILGFFFHYRILHPVADAYGLWLTSVICEIWFAISWILDQFPKWCPLVRETYLDRLSLRYEKEGKQSNLAPIDIFVSTVDPLKEPPLITSNTVLSILAVDYPVEKVSCYVSDDGAAMLTFESLSETSEFARKWVPFCKKFNIEPRAPEWYFSQKIDYLKNKVHPAFVRERRAMKREYEEFKVRINGLVAMAQKVPDEGWTMQDGTHWPGNNVRDHPGMIQVFLGQEGVRDIEGNELPRLVYVSREKRPGFNHHKKAGAMNALVRVSAVISNAPFLLNVDCDHYINNSKALREAMCFMMDPTSGKKICYVQFPQRFDGIDHHDRYSNRNVVFFDINMKGLDGLQGPIYVGTGCVFRREALYGYDAPAKKKKPSRTCNCWSKLCCCCCRPRKNSKGKTKKERKKKTKHRETSKQIHALETIEEGIEGADSSQALQTELEKKFGQSPVFIASTLVENGGVPKDASSTALLKEAIHVISCGYEDKTEWGKEVGWIYGSVTEDILTGFKMHCRGWRSVYCMPKRPAFKGSAPINLSDRLHQVLRWALGSVEIFLSKHCPIWYGYGGGLKWLERFSYINSVVYPFTSIPLIVYCSLPAICLLTGKFIVPEISNYGSIIFMAMFISIAATGILEMQWGGVGIDDWWRNEQFWVIGGASSHLFALFQGLLKVLAGVDTNFTVTSKGGDDGEFSELYILKWTSLLIPPTTLLVVNIVGVVVGVSDAINNGYDSWGPLFGRLFFAFWVIVHLYPFLKGLLGKQDRTPTIVVVWSILLASVLTLLWVRINPFVSRDGPVLQICGLDCDDR; encoded by the exons ATGGCTATGAATACCGGAGGGAGACTCATTGCTGGTTCTCACAATAGGAATGAGTTTGTGCTCATCAATGCTGATGAAATTGGAAGA TTTTCAGCTTGCTGCCTAATCTTGAGGGCTGCTGCCAAACTCCATTTGCCGACAGAACTCTTTGTTGCCTGCAACGAATGTGCTTTCCCTGTTTGCAGACCCTGCTATGAGTATGAGAGAAGAGAGGGAAATCAGGCATGCCCTCAGTGCAAAACTAGATACAAACGCATCAAAG GTTGTCCTCGGGTTGAAGGTGATGAGGAAGAGGATGACATTGATGACTTAGAACATGAGTTTGATTACAGTGATATTGATGCTACAGGACCAAATGCAGCTGAAAGAACAATTCCTGCTTCCCATGGCCATGGTTATCATGCAAGTTCATCTGGGAACAACACACCAACCCCTGGATTGGAAATACCACTCTTGACATATAGAGAAGAG GATGCTCAAATCTCTGATGGTCAGGATGCTCTTATAGTGCCTTCATCAGCTAGTATTGTGAATGGGGACTCATCCACATCTT TGCAATGTAGACCAATGGTTCCAGAGAAGGACATTGCATTATATGGCTATGGAAGTGTGGCATGGAAGGAACACATGGAGGAGTGGAAGAAAAAGGAAGGTGACAAGCATCAAGTCAATAGTGATAATGAACTTgaagaccctgattttcctat GATGGATGAAGGGAGGCAGCCACTTTCAAGAAAGTTGCCCATTGCTTCTAGCAAAATAAATCCTTACAGGATTCTCATCATTCTGCGCCTTGTCATTCTTGGCTTCTTTTTCCATTATAGAATTCTTCATCCAGTTGCTGATGCATATGGTTTGTGGTTGACATCAGTTATTTGTGAGATATGGTTTGCAATATCATGGATTCTAGATCAGTTCCCAAAATGGTGTCCACTAGTGCGAGAAACCTATCTTGATCGATTATCACTTAG gtATGAGAAAGAAGGAAAACAGTCGAATTTGGCTccaattgacatttttgttagCACAGTTGATCCCTTGAAAGAGCCTCCATTGATCACTTCAAATACTGTTTTATCTATTCTGGCAGTCGATTATCCAGTTGAAAAAGTTTCATGCTATGTCTCAGATGATGGTGCTGCCATGCTTACATTTGAATCACTTTCTGAGACATCTGAATTTGCTAGGAAATGGGTCCCCTTCTGCAAAAAATTCAACATTGAACCCCGGGCTCCAGAATGGTATTTTTCACAGAAAATTGATTATCTGAAAAACAAAGTTCATCCAGCTTTTGTAAGAGAGCGACGTGCAATGAAG AGGGAATATGAAGAATTTAAAGTTCGGATAAATGGTTTGGTTGCAATGGCCCAAAAAGTTCCAGATGAAGGTTGGACAATGCAGGATGGTACTCATTGGCCAGGAAACAATGTCAGGGACCATCCCGGTATGATCCAG GTATTCCTTGGTCAAGAAGGTGTTCGAGATATTGAAGGAAACGAATTGCCTCGCTTGGTCTATGTTTCTCGTGAAAAGAGACCTGGTTTCAATCATCATAAAAAAGCAGGGGCCATGAATGCTTTG GTGAGGGTTTCAGCTGTTATCTCAAATGCTCCTTTCCTTCTGAATGTTGACTGTGATCACTACATCAACAATAGCAAGGCATTGAGAGAAGCTATGTGTTTTATGATGGACCCCACTTCAGGAAAAAAAATCTGCTATGTGCAATTTCCACAAAGGTTTGATGGGATTGATCATCATGATAGATACTCAAACCGAAATGTTGTATTCTTTGAT ATTAACATGAAAGGTTTAGATGGGTTACAAGGGCCGATATATGTTGGTACTGGCTGTGTATTCAGAAGGGAAGCACTTTATGGATATGATGCTCCtgcaaagaagaagaaacctaGCAGGACATGCAATTGCTGGTCAAAATTATGTTGCTGCTGCTGCAGACCTAGAAAGAACagtaaaggaaaaacaaaaaaagagaggaagaagaaaacaaaacacaGGGAGACATCAAAACAAATACATGCGCTTGAAACAATAGAAGAAGGAATTGAAG GTGCTGATTCATCTCAGGCTTTACAAACAGAGTTGGAAAAGAAGTTTGGGCAATCTCCTGTTTTTATTGCCTCAACACTTGTAGAAAATGGAGGCGTTCCCAAGGATGCTAGTAGCACAGCACTCCTAAAAGAGGCCATTCATGTTATCAGCTGTGGTTATGAAGATAAAACTGAATGGGGAAAAGAG GTTGGCTGGATTTATGGATCTGTTACAGAAGATATCTTGACAGGATTCAAGATGCATTGTCGTGGCTGGCGGTCTGTGTACTGCATGCCTAAACGTCCTGCGTTCAAGGGTTCTGCTCCTATAAATCTCTCTGACCGTCTCCACCAGGTTCTCAGATGGGCCCTTGGATCTGTTGAGATTTTCTTGAGCAAACACTGCCCAATATGGTATGGATATGGAGGTGGTTTGAAGTGGTTAGAAAGGTTTTCCTACATAAACTCTGTTGTGTATCCCTTCACCTCCATTCCCTTGATCGTGTACTGTTCCTTGCCTGCTATCTGCCTACTGACTGGAAAATTTATTGTACCCGAG ATAAGTAATTATGGCAGCATCATATTCATGGCTATGTTCATCTCTATTGCTGCGACTGGTATCCTCGAGATGCAATGGGGTGGTGTTGGAATAGACGACTGGTGGAGAAACGAGCAGTTCTGGGTGATTGGAGGCGCGTCGTCTCACCTTTTTGCTCTTTTCCAAGGTTTACTCAAGGTCTTAGCTGGTGTTGACACAAACTTTACAGTGACCTCAAAAGGAGGGGATGACGGTGAATTTTCTGAACTGTATATTTTGAAGTGGACATCATTATTAATACCCCCAACAACCCTGCTGGTGGTAAATATAGTTGGGGTTGTGGTTGGTGTGTCAGATGCCATCAACAATGGATATGATTCCTGGGGTCCATTATTTGGGAGATTGTTCTTTGCTTTCTGGGTCATTGTTCATCTATACCCATTCCTCAAAGGTTTGCTAGGAAAGCAAGACAGAACTCCAACCATAGTGGTGGTATGGTCAATCTTACTGGCTTCAGTACTGACCTTGCTCTGGGTAAGAATCAACCCATTTGTTTCAAGAGATGGTCCTGTGCTACAAATATGTGGATTGGACTGCGATGACagatga
- the LOC115998244 gene encoding cellulose synthase A catalytic subunit 2 [UDP-forming]-like isoform X1 — translation MAMNTGGRLIAGSHNRNEFVLINADEIGRIKSVRELSSQICQICGDEIEITIDGELFVACNECAFPVCRPCYEYERREGNQACPQCKTRYKRIKGCPRVEGDEEEDDIDDLEHEFDYSDIDATGPNAAERTIPASHGHGYHASSSGNNTPTPGLEIPLLTYREEDAQISDGQDALIVPSSASIVNGDSSTSLQCRPMVPEKDIALYGYGSVAWKEHMEEWKKKEGDKHQVNSDNELEDPDFPMMDEGRQPLSRKLPIASSKINPYRILIILRLVILGFFFHYRILHPVADAYGLWLTSVICEIWFAISWILDQFPKWCPLVRETYLDRLSLRYEKEGKQSNLAPIDIFVSTVDPLKEPPLITSNTVLSILAVDYPVEKVSCYVSDDGAAMLTFESLSETSEFARKWVPFCKKFNIEPRAPEWYFSQKIDYLKNKVHPAFVRERRAMKREYEEFKVRINGLVAMAQKVPDEGWTMQDGTHWPGNNVRDHPGMIQVFLGQEGVRDIEGNELPRLVYVSREKRPGFNHHKKAGAMNALVRVSAVISNAPFLLNVDCDHYINNSKALREAMCFMMDPTSGKKICYVQFPQRFDGIDHHDRYSNRNVVFFDINMKGLDGLQGPIYVGTGCVFRREALYGYDAPAKKKKPSRTCNCWSKLCCCCCRPRKNSKGKTKKERKKKTKHRETSKQIHALETIEEGIEGADSSQALQTELEKKFGQSPVFIASTLVENGGVPKDASSTALLKEAIHVISCGYEDKTEWGKEVGWIYGSVTEDILTGFKMHCRGWRSVYCMPKRPAFKGSAPINLSDRLHQVLRWALGSVEIFLSKHCPIWYGYGGGLKWLERFSYINSVVYPFTSIPLIVYCSLPAICLLTGKFIVPEISNYGSIIFMAMFISIAATGILEMQWGGVGIDDWWRNEQFWVIGGASSHLFALFQGLLKVLAGVDTNFTVTSKGGDDGEFSELYILKWTSLLIPPTTLLVVNIVGVVVGVSDAINNGYDSWGPLFGRLFFAFWVIVHLYPFLKGLLGKQDRTPTIVVVWSILLASVLTLLWVRINPFVSRDGPVLQICGLDCDDR, via the exons ATGGCTATGAATACCGGAGGGAGACTCATTGCTGGTTCTCACAATAGGAATGAGTTTGTGCTCATCAATGCTGATGAAATTGGAAGA ATAAAGTCTGTGAGAGAATTAAGTAGCCAAATATGCCAAATTTGTGGGGATGAAATAGAGATTACTATAGATGGAGAa CTCTTTGTTGCCTGCAACGAATGTGCTTTCCCTGTTTGCAGACCCTGCTATGAGTATGAGAGAAGAGAGGGAAATCAGGCATGCCCTCAGTGCAAAACTAGATACAAACGCATCAAAG GTTGTCCTCGGGTTGAAGGTGATGAGGAAGAGGATGACATTGATGACTTAGAACATGAGTTTGATTACAGTGATATTGATGCTACAGGACCAAATGCAGCTGAAAGAACAATTCCTGCTTCCCATGGCCATGGTTATCATGCAAGTTCATCTGGGAACAACACACCAACCCCTGGATTGGAAATACCACTCTTGACATATAGAGAAGAG GATGCTCAAATCTCTGATGGTCAGGATGCTCTTATAGTGCCTTCATCAGCTAGTATTGTGAATGGGGACTCATCCACATCTT TGCAATGTAGACCAATGGTTCCAGAGAAGGACATTGCATTATATGGCTATGGAAGTGTGGCATGGAAGGAACACATGGAGGAGTGGAAGAAAAAGGAAGGTGACAAGCATCAAGTCAATAGTGATAATGAACTTgaagaccctgattttcctat GATGGATGAAGGGAGGCAGCCACTTTCAAGAAAGTTGCCCATTGCTTCTAGCAAAATAAATCCTTACAGGATTCTCATCATTCTGCGCCTTGTCATTCTTGGCTTCTTTTTCCATTATAGAATTCTTCATCCAGTTGCTGATGCATATGGTTTGTGGTTGACATCAGTTATTTGTGAGATATGGTTTGCAATATCATGGATTCTAGATCAGTTCCCAAAATGGTGTCCACTAGTGCGAGAAACCTATCTTGATCGATTATCACTTAG gtATGAGAAAGAAGGAAAACAGTCGAATTTGGCTccaattgacatttttgttagCACAGTTGATCCCTTGAAAGAGCCTCCATTGATCACTTCAAATACTGTTTTATCTATTCTGGCAGTCGATTATCCAGTTGAAAAAGTTTCATGCTATGTCTCAGATGATGGTGCTGCCATGCTTACATTTGAATCACTTTCTGAGACATCTGAATTTGCTAGGAAATGGGTCCCCTTCTGCAAAAAATTCAACATTGAACCCCGGGCTCCAGAATGGTATTTTTCACAGAAAATTGATTATCTGAAAAACAAAGTTCATCCAGCTTTTGTAAGAGAGCGACGTGCAATGAAG AGGGAATATGAAGAATTTAAAGTTCGGATAAATGGTTTGGTTGCAATGGCCCAAAAAGTTCCAGATGAAGGTTGGACAATGCAGGATGGTACTCATTGGCCAGGAAACAATGTCAGGGACCATCCCGGTATGATCCAG GTATTCCTTGGTCAAGAAGGTGTTCGAGATATTGAAGGAAACGAATTGCCTCGCTTGGTCTATGTTTCTCGTGAAAAGAGACCTGGTTTCAATCATCATAAAAAAGCAGGGGCCATGAATGCTTTG GTGAGGGTTTCAGCTGTTATCTCAAATGCTCCTTTCCTTCTGAATGTTGACTGTGATCACTACATCAACAATAGCAAGGCATTGAGAGAAGCTATGTGTTTTATGATGGACCCCACTTCAGGAAAAAAAATCTGCTATGTGCAATTTCCACAAAGGTTTGATGGGATTGATCATCATGATAGATACTCAAACCGAAATGTTGTATTCTTTGAT ATTAACATGAAAGGTTTAGATGGGTTACAAGGGCCGATATATGTTGGTACTGGCTGTGTATTCAGAAGGGAAGCACTTTATGGATATGATGCTCCtgcaaagaagaagaaacctaGCAGGACATGCAATTGCTGGTCAAAATTATGTTGCTGCTGCTGCAGACCTAGAAAGAACagtaaaggaaaaacaaaaaaagagaggaagaagaaaacaaaacacaGGGAGACATCAAAACAAATACATGCGCTTGAAACAATAGAAGAAGGAATTGAAG GTGCTGATTCATCTCAGGCTTTACAAACAGAGTTGGAAAAGAAGTTTGGGCAATCTCCTGTTTTTATTGCCTCAACACTTGTAGAAAATGGAGGCGTTCCCAAGGATGCTAGTAGCACAGCACTCCTAAAAGAGGCCATTCATGTTATCAGCTGTGGTTATGAAGATAAAACTGAATGGGGAAAAGAG GTTGGCTGGATTTATGGATCTGTTACAGAAGATATCTTGACAGGATTCAAGATGCATTGTCGTGGCTGGCGGTCTGTGTACTGCATGCCTAAACGTCCTGCGTTCAAGGGTTCTGCTCCTATAAATCTCTCTGACCGTCTCCACCAGGTTCTCAGATGGGCCCTTGGATCTGTTGAGATTTTCTTGAGCAAACACTGCCCAATATGGTATGGATATGGAGGTGGTTTGAAGTGGTTAGAAAGGTTTTCCTACATAAACTCTGTTGTGTATCCCTTCACCTCCATTCCCTTGATCGTGTACTGTTCCTTGCCTGCTATCTGCCTACTGACTGGAAAATTTATTGTACCCGAG ATAAGTAATTATGGCAGCATCATATTCATGGCTATGTTCATCTCTATTGCTGCGACTGGTATCCTCGAGATGCAATGGGGTGGTGTTGGAATAGACGACTGGTGGAGAAACGAGCAGTTCTGGGTGATTGGAGGCGCGTCGTCTCACCTTTTTGCTCTTTTCCAAGGTTTACTCAAGGTCTTAGCTGGTGTTGACACAAACTTTACAGTGACCTCAAAAGGAGGGGATGACGGTGAATTTTCTGAACTGTATATTTTGAAGTGGACATCATTATTAATACCCCCAACAACCCTGCTGGTGGTAAATATAGTTGGGGTTGTGGTTGGTGTGTCAGATGCCATCAACAATGGATATGATTCCTGGGGTCCATTATTTGGGAGATTGTTCTTTGCTTTCTGGGTCATTGTTCATCTATACCCATTCCTCAAAGGTTTGCTAGGAAAGCAAGACAGAACTCCAACCATAGTGGTGGTATGGTCAATCTTACTGGCTTCAGTACTGACCTTGCTCTGGGTAAGAATCAACCCATTTGTTTCAAGAGATGGTCCTGTGCTACAAATATGTGGATTGGACTGCGATGACagatga